The genomic DNA GCCGGAAAAAATTCGCTGTGAACGTCCTTTTGAAGCGATCGCTCAAGGTGCGTTACAGTTAGCCCAAGGCATGGAAATCAAGGACTTTCTCTATCATAGTTACGGTGTGCGCTATTGGGATCGCCGCAACCAGCGCCACAATTGGCATTCTATTATTAAAACTGGTCAGGCTTACCCCATGAGTGAGCCAGTGGAATTAGTTTTAGGCGCATCTTTAGAAAATCAACCCAGCATTGAATTAATTATGGGGGAACTGGGAACTGACACAGCTAGTACCGAAGTTTATTTTGATGGCGATCGCTTAATTACTCGTCGCCGAGAAACAGGTACAACCACTGTTAAACCCCTGAATGATCAAGCCGGTGCGAGAACCATCGCTCAACTGACACCGCCAGGATTTCCGGGAAGCGATCGCATTAAAATATTGTTTCAAGTGGACGAACAACGTTTTTTACGCATCACAGTTGAGGACTTATTAACCAATGACACGCTTTTAGAAAATCAACTTGTCGCCCAGTTGAGTTAGCTGTGGGAGTGGGGAGGAAGAGGCAGGGGTGCAGGGTGCAGGGTGCAGGGGAGAGAAGACGGTAACTTCCCAATGACTAATGACCAATGACTAATACTCCCTGATCTGCATCCAATGTGGCTAATACACCAACTGGTAAAGCTGCATTGGGACTGTCATGACCAAAGGGTAAATCTGATACAATAGGAATGCCCAAATCACCCAAGCGATCGCGTAGGACTTGTTCAACACTGAAGCTAGGCACATTTGGCGGTGGTTCGCATTGAGTAAAGCTTCCTAATGCAATACCACGGACTTTTGACAAAACACCACTTAAACGCCACTGAGTCAGCATTCTGTCAATGCGGTAGGGTGCTTCTGTGACATCCTCCCATGCCAAAATGACATTATCCAGATGTGGTAGTATAGATGTAGCTAAAAGATGAGTTGTTACCGTAAGGTTACCTGGGAGTAACAGACCACTAGCAATTCCACCGCCCCAACCACAACCCACCAGAGGACGAATCGGGCGACCTTCTACAAAATCGAATAATCGCTCAATCGACCAATCTGTTTCATCTGCTAGAGTCGTCATTACAGGAGCATGAACACTGGAAATACCTGCTGTGTAAAGACTCCATAACAAAGCTGTAATGTCAGAAAAGCCAATCAGCCATTTTGGTGGTGCTGAATTGAGATCCCAATTCCAATTTTCTAAAATCCGGGTGCTACCAAATCCGCCCCTGGTGCAGAGAATACCCCGACAATCTGGATCTGACCAGGCTGTGCTTAGTTGTTCGCGACGAAACTCGTCTTTTTGAGCTAAATATCCCCATTTATCAGCCAGTTTTGGCATAATTTCCACTCGGTAACCACGCGATCGCCAAATTTCTACACTCCGCCCAAATGCTTCAAATTCTCGCAACGCACCACTAGGAGCAATTACTCTTAATAAATCACCAGGTTGTAGAGGTGGGGGTAATATCTTAGATTGCATAAATAATTTACTAGGATTCAAAACTACAGATAAACCAAAATCAAAAAAGTAATTGTTAGGAGCTAGAAATCATAACTCTAACTCATAACTAATATAAATTTTCTGTTAGTATAATATATACTTGACTTTTTAGATAATTTGGTGTGCAATTACCCCGAATAAATATTATTTATTTGAGAACCTTGTGGTCAGGACTTATCATCAAAAATTGACCAGCCATAGATGAGAAAATTAGCAAATATCTCAATTTCTCAGCTAATTTAGGGAATAATAAATATGGCAAGATTGCTATAACTAGTAATTTGCAGGACAACTATGAAAATGGTTGTTACCGACGAGGAGTAGAATAATATTACCTAAAAGGCAAAGGATTTGAATTATGCTGGCTACGCGTAGCATTACAAATGCCAACGAGCTAAATCTGCGATTAGAGTCAACTTTGCAAGAATTACCTCTGTGGAAGATTCAGATTGAGCTAGAACGCCCAGTAAATGAATTGACTAAACTTTTTGAGCTAGAACCTCTACTCCCAGGAATTATTTTGACTAGAAATAATTCTTACGCGGGAATGATGTCGCGTTCGACATTTTTTGAACATATGAGCCGTCCCTATAGTTTTGGGCTTTTTTCTAAGCGCCGGATCGAACATCTTTATAACTTTCTCCGGCCAGAGATATTTATATTGCTGGGAAAGATACCCATTGTGGAAGCTACTCAGAGAGCGTTGGAGCGATCAGCGAAACTTGTTTATGAGCCAATAATAGTTTCAAATGAATCGGAAAATCATGGATTACTTGATTTTCATCAGCTACTATTAGCTAACACCCAAATTCATACCTTAACCCTGTCTCAGTTACAGCGTGTAGAGGAACAATCCAGAGTAGCCAAGGCAGGCTTTGATGATCTTCAGCACAACTATACCCGATTACTACAGCATGACAAAATGGCGGCTTTAGGTCAATTAGTTGCTGGTATTGCCCACGAAATCAACAACCCAGTTAATTTTATTAGTGGTAATCTGGTTCATGCTAAGGACTACAGTCAGAAATTACTTCACCTCATCAGCCTGTACCAACAGTACTATCCTGATCCAGTAGCAGAAATTCAAACTGAGATTGATGAAATTGAACTGGAGTTTTTAACAACAGACCTGCCTAATCTCGTTAATTCAATGGATATGGGCTGCGATCGCATCCAGCAGATCGTGCGCTCGTTAAAAAATTTTTCCCGCCTGGATGAAGCTGACAAAAAAACAGTTGATATCCATGAAGGTATTGATAGTACCCTGCTAATTTTACAAAGTCGCCTCAAAAAGCCAAAAACCAGTGAGAACATTACCCTGGTCAAAGAATACGGAAATCTGCCTGCGGTGGACTGCTACCCTGGGCTACTCAATCAGGTATTTATGAATATCTTAAATAATGCCATAGATGCTTTAGAAGAGTCGATAGTCAAGGGTAAAAAACATCATCCTCTCGTCATTAAAATTTCGACTCAAGTCATTGGCGGAAACTGGATAGAAATTCATATCACTGATAATGGGACTGGCATACCAGAGAATGTAAAGAAGCGATT from Nodularia sp. LEGE 06071 includes the following:
- a CDS encoding S66 peptidase family protein; the protein is MQSKILPPPLQPGDLLRVIAPSGALREFEAFGRSVEIWRSRGYRVEIMPKLADKWGYLAQKDEFRREQLSTAWSDPDCRGILCTRGGFGSTRILENWNWDLNSAPPKWLIGFSDITALLWSLYTAGISSVHAPVMTTLADETDWSIERLFDFVEGRPIRPLVGCGWGGGIASGLLLPGNLTVTTHLLATSILPHLDNVILAWEDVTEAPYRIDRMLTQWRLSGVLSKVRGIALGSFTQCEPPPNVPSFSVEQVLRDRLGDLGIPIVSDLPFGHDSPNAALPVGVLATLDADQGVLVIGH
- a CDS encoding sensor histidine kinase, with product MLATRSITNANELNLRLESTLQELPLWKIQIELERPVNELTKLFELEPLLPGIILTRNNSYAGMMSRSTFFEHMSRPYSFGLFSKRRIEHLYNFLRPEIFILLGKIPIVEATQRALERSAKLVYEPIIVSNESENHGLLDFHQLLLANTQIHTLTLSQLQRVEEQSRVAKAGFDDLQHNYTRLLQHDKMAALGQLVAGIAHEINNPVNFISGNLVHAKDYSQKLLHLISLYQQYYPDPVAEIQTEIDEIELEFLTTDLPNLVNSMDMGCDRIQQIVRSLKNFSRLDEADKKTVDIHEGIDSTLLILQSRLKKPKTSENITLVKEYGNLPAVDCYPGLLNQVFMNILNNAIDALEESIVKGKKHHPLVIKISTQVIGGNWIEIHITDNGTGIPENVKKRLFDPFFTTKSVGKGTGLGLSISYQIVVEKHGGQLNCVSIFGKGTEFIIKIPLAKN